In Oreochromis niloticus isolate F11D_XX linkage group LG18, O_niloticus_UMD_NMBU, whole genome shotgun sequence, one genomic interval encodes:
- the si:dkey-181m9.8 gene encoding E3 ubiquitin-protein ligase RNF31 yields the protein MPQVERKAELRTLTECGYLHPGETLCDLHSVQSLFPDLRLYVDFYCFPNKQKKKLLFLAGTLPVQYEGSEYNIPVCIWLHETHPSSRPRCYVCPSVSMVINSTCPCVDAAGDIRLDALTNWAEGVSNLSLLVSEMRRAFQKDTPLYSRCPVQTPPPAGGQVSADSLQSPLHTCTSSSPQGRQLSEVTYQSPTHSVAANQCEQSADMRAARSYTDELLGIDFSALPPTSNRHTNPFLNSSSGTEPLSRMMDELRLDADSPARSVQSEAARRLPGTGRPSAAAPELQHPQRSQLQADQVSRTLASRQLLQSVSRTAAQLPPDQAAVFLSLMAMEGRSFTLADVLEAVQINRDFASALRFLSHSCPICQEQVSFSKIITMTHCSCFLCQTCFKTFFTTAIKERSVDQLVCPQCGRPEVRGQGGLEESMDYFNLLDTQIRHFLPADVHELFQRKLRDRALQEMPNFCWCAHCSFGMLHEAQRLRMDCPSCKKSTCSQCRSPWSPQHQGLSCEQFQVWQQQNQPDPHSTSLLYSSIECPNCQLVFSLSKGGCLHFTCSQCGHQFCGGCSQRFVLGSACGFSADCTTKGLHAHHPRDCLYYLRDWSLTRLHLLLQHYRVSPSWLEPPKASSPDTALPASCPVLELRDDGSQREEPCGRPALPEHRGYCQSHYKERLVELINRCRADPAVLFSLAEIKAELQRWHVTVPTRKPDEPEPLYTHRLRMMLTNSVPLRKQRCSPVKRINNLCPLPPPAGAPPPHVLLGD from the exons ATGCCGCAGGTCGAGCGGAAGGCGGAGCTCCGCACTCTGACGGAG TGTGGGTACCTGCATCCAGGTGAGACCCTGTGTGACCTTCACTCGGTTCAGTCTCTGTTCCCTGATCTTCGTCTCTACGTTGATTTTTACT GTTTcccaaacaaacagaagaagaagttgtTGTTTCTCGCTGGGACACTTCCTGTTCAGTACGAAG GAAGTGAGTATAATATCCCAGTATGCATCTGGCTCCATGAGACGCACCCGTCATCGAGGCCTCGCTGTTATGTTTGCCCATCGGTCTCCATGGTGATAAACTCGACCTGTCCCTGCGTGGACGCTGCCGGGGACATCAGGCTGGACGCGCTCACAAACTGGGCTGAG GGTGTGTCCAACCTGTCACTACTCGTGTCAGAGATGAGGCGGGCCTTCCAGAAGGATACCCCCCTTTATAGCAGGTGCCCTGTGCAAACTCCACCCCCTGCAGGTGGACAGGTGTCAGCTgacag CCTCCAAAGTCCCCTGCACACCTGCACCTCCTCCTCCCCACAGGGTCGCCAACTTTCTGAAGTCACCTACCAAAGTCCCACCCACTCTGTCGCAGCCAACCAGTGTGAGCAGAGTGCGGACATGAGGGCAGCGAGGTCATACACCGATGAACTGCTGGGGATTGACTTCAGTGCTCTGCCTCCCACCTCCAACCGCCACACCAACCCCTTCCTAAACTCCTCCTCAG GTACAGAACCCCTCAGCAGGATGATGGATGAGCTGAGGCTAGATGCAGACTCGCCTGCACGATCTGTCCAATCAGAAGCAGCGCGACGCCTCCCAGGTACGGGACGGCCATCCGCCGCAGCACCCGAGCTACAGCATCCTCAGAGATCTCAGTTACAAGCGGACCAGGTGAGCCGGACTCTGGCATCTCGGCAGCTTCTCCAGTCTGTGTCTCGGACGGCGGCGCAGCTCCCTCCGGACCAGGCGGCGGTCTTTCTGTCTCTGATGGCGATGGAGGGGCGGAGCTTCACTCTGGCCGATGTCTTGGAGGCGGTCCAGATCAACAGAGACTTCGCATCAGCTCTCAGgttcctgagccacagctgccccaTCTGTCAAGAGCAGGTGTCCTTCAGCAAG ATCATCACAATGACGCACTGCTCCTGCTTCCTGTGTCAGACGTGCTTCAAGACGTTCTTCACAACGGCTATTAAGGAGCGCAGTGTCGATCAGCTGGTCTGTCCCCAGTGTGGCCGAccggaggtcagaggtcagggcGGGCTGGAAGAGTCCATGGACTACTTCAACCTGCTGGATACACAG ATCCGCCACTTCCTGCCTGCTGACGTCCACGAGCTGTTCCAGAGGAAACTCAGAGACCGAGCTCTGCAGGAGATGCCCAACTTCTGCTGGTGTGCTCAC TGTTCATTCGGGATGCTGCATGAGGCCCAGCGCCTCAGGATGGACTGTCCAAGCTGTAAGAAGAGCACCTGTTCTCAGTGCAGATCACCT TGGTCCCCCCAGCATCAGGGTCTGTCCTGTGAGCAGTTCCAAGTGTGGCAGCAGCAGAACCAGCCGGACCCTCACAGCACCTCCCTGCTGTACAGCAGCATCG AGTGTCCAAACTGCCAGCTGGTCTTCAGCCTGTCCAAAGGGGGTTGTCTCCACTTCACCTGCAGTCAGTGCGGTCATCAGTTCTGTGGCGGCTGCAGTCAGCGCTTCGTTCTGGGCTCG GCCTGTGGCTTCTCCGCAGACTGTACGACCAAAGGTCTTCATGCTCACCACCCCAGAGACTGCCTGTACTACCTGAGGGACTGGAGCCTGACCCGCCTCCacctgctgctgcag CATTACAGAGTGTCTCCCTCCTGGTTGGAACCGCCCAAGGCCAGCTCACCTGACACCGCTCTGCCAG CGTCCTGTCCAGTGCTGGAGCTGAGAGACGACGGCAGCCAGAGGGAGGAGCCCTGTGGTCGACCTGCGTTACCTGAACACCGAGGATACTGCCA GTCACACTATAAGGAGCGTTTGGTGGAGCTGATTAACCGTTGCCGTGCTGACCCAGCTGTCCTCTTCAGTCTGGCAGAAATAAAGGCGGAGCTTCAGCGTTGGCATGTTACCGTGCCGACCAGAAAACCCGATGAGCCAGAGCCGCTCTACACTCATCGCCTCCGCATG ATGCTGACCAATAGCGTTCCTCTCAGGAAACAGCGCTGCTCTCCGGTTAAACGCATTAACAACCTCTGTCCTCTGCCCCCTCCTGCTGGAGCCCCGCCCCCTCATGTGCTGCTAGGCGATTGA
- the lg18h7orf25 gene encoding LOW QUALITY PROTEIN: UPF0415 protein C7orf25 homolog (The sequence of the model RefSeq protein was modified relative to this genomic sequence to represent the inferred CDS: inserted 1 base in 1 codon) translates to MSLQAVLQQRISSAQQLLQRAETLCPGVEGHQKLCGKLRAELRFLRRVEAGEVHVKESHLHSTNLTHLTAIVDSAQSLDDITALLHVFTYQDSAGRRRTLVVDVVANGGHTWVKAVGRKAEALHNIWXGRGQYGDKSIIRQAEDFLQASHQQPVHYRHPHVIFAFYNGVSSPMADRLRDMGVSVRGDIVAVNAVVIEEEEEEQQEEEEQAEDDEEVDEEEEDTSELTRVDRGTVVASLEFPAQVHVEECRRVNLDITTLITYVSSLSHGRCHFAFREHVLTEQAAQERHQQVLPQLDAFMEGKELFACRAAVHDFQVILDTLGGPGEKERAQKLLARLHVVDDQPSERTLHLTPSAKINRRSLMIFGTGDWLRAVTMTANSRFVRAASNQGVRYSVFIHQPRALTEGKEWRATPV, encoded by the exons ATGTCCCTGCAGGCTGTGCTCCAACAGAGGATTAGCTCCGcccagcagctgctgcagcggGCGGAGACGCTGTGTCCGGGCGTCGAGGGTCACCAGAAGCTGTGTGGGAAGCTGCGAGCCGAGCTGCGCTTCCTGCGGCGGGTGGAGGCAGGAGAGGTGCACGTGAAGGAGTCTCACCTGCACAGCACCAACCTCACCCACCTGACAGCCATCGTAGACTCTGCACAGAGTCTAGATGACATCACGGCCCTGCTGCACGTCTTCACCTACCAGGACTCTGCCGGGCGCCGCCGCACCCTGGTGGTTGACGTGGTCGCCAACGGGGGACACACCTGGGTGAAGGCAGTGGGCAGGAAGGCGGAGGCTCTTCACAACATCT CAGGGCGGGGCCAGTATGGCGACAAGAGCATCATACGACAGGCCGAGGACTTCCTGCAGGCAAGCCACCAGCAGCCCGTACACTACCGCCACCCGCACGTCATCTTCGCCTTCTACAACGGTGTCTCCAGCCCCATGGCTGACCGCCTGCGGGACATGGGCGTGTCCGTCCGCGGTGACATCGTGGCTGTGAATGCTGTGGTGatcgaggaggaggaggaagagcagcaggaggaggaggaacaaGCTGAGGATGACGAGGAGgtggacgaggaggaggaggacacgTCAGAGCTCACGCGGGTTGACCGCGGCACAGTGGTGGCCAGCCTGGAGTTCCCAGCACAAGTGCATGTGGAAGAGTGCCGGCGGGTGAATCTGGACATCACGACGCTCATCACATATGTGTCATCGCTCAGCCACGGCCGGTGCCACTTCGCTTTCAGGGAACACGTGCTGACAGAGCAGGCTGCCCAGGAACGCCACCAGCAGGTGCTTCCGCAGCTCGACGCTTTTATGGAGGGCAAGGAATTGTTTGCCTGCCGTGCCGCCGTTCACGACTTCCAGGTCATTCTGGACACGCTTGGCGGGCCCGGTgagaaggagcgcgctcagaaGCTGCTGGCCCGCCTCCACGTGGTGGATGACCAGCCGTCGGAGCGCACTCTGCACCTCACACCCAGTGCCAAGATCAACCGCCGTTCACTTATGATCTTCGGCACCGGAGACTGGCTGAGGGCGGTTACCATGACGGCAAACAGCCGCTTCGTCCGGGCGGCATCCAATCAGGGTGTCCGGTACAGCGTGTTCATCCACCAGCCAAGAGCGCTGACCGAGGGCAAAGAGTGGAGGGCCACGCCCGTCTGA